From Rahnella aceris, a single genomic window includes:
- a CDS encoding phosphoethanolamine transferase, whose translation MLKTLSSFTPNYAAGLKQLINRENLYLLLWVLLMHYALGYQYKLIYVFSAFSGLLLLKYAGKIIYRFVVMVFTLAGALYAPVGINYGFPDINVIGSLMYTSTNEAHEFVGNIPTAAWLLSASVIVSGIATIVSSFSGHKNAPVTRGICGFLVIFFVASALWSPLRQGRVLSSGLPEIRFIHDIYKSYRAVRDNNQYFARIMTTGSIWKPISLPGQHKTYILVIGESARRDYLHAFGGKYPNTPWLDNTPATLFTQYISAGPSTVLSLTNTLARSRGNVAELNNNIVTLASRAGFETWWISNQGRKGHFDSPVALIGESADHPYFTKSASSDDREYSPDDQLLPQLDAALKQGDGKKFIVLHLMGSHPQACVRTRDQYDIDAGAKEISCYIKSITMTDKLLGQIHDMAERDGGDWPMMYFSDHGLSYINKDTVGAYLTHGDKTRENYEVPFFIVDKHQKDRVIIPVRRSGLRFLETFSQWMKIRDPEIVQSCDMFSAENCSQVDQVLNFQGQLMNYDELPLVK comes from the coding sequence ATGCTAAAAACGCTTTCGTCCTTCACGCCAAATTACGCTGCTGGTTTAAAACAACTCATCAACAGAGAAAATCTGTACCTGCTGTTATGGGTATTACTCATGCATTACGCATTGGGATATCAATATAAATTAATCTATGTTTTCTCTGCTTTCTCCGGATTATTACTGCTCAAGTATGCAGGGAAAATAATATACCGCTTCGTGGTGATGGTATTTACGCTTGCTGGTGCACTTTATGCGCCGGTTGGAATTAACTATGGCTTCCCGGATATCAATGTCATTGGCTCGCTGATGTACACCAGTACGAATGAAGCCCATGAGTTCGTCGGTAACATCCCTACTGCCGCCTGGCTACTATCTGCGTCTGTTATTGTCTCCGGTATAGCAACTATCGTGTCATCGTTTTCCGGGCATAAAAACGCACCCGTCACGCGGGGCATCTGTGGTTTTCTGGTGATATTCTTTGTTGCTTCTGCGTTATGGTCCCCGCTCAGACAGGGGCGAGTGCTCAGCAGCGGGTTACCTGAGATACGCTTTATTCATGACATCTATAAGTCGTATAGGGCGGTACGTGACAACAACCAGTACTTTGCCAGAATAATGACCACAGGCAGCATCTGGAAGCCGATCTCTTTGCCGGGTCAGCACAAAACCTACATTCTGGTTATCGGAGAAAGCGCACGCCGCGATTATCTGCATGCCTTCGGCGGGAAATATCCCAACACGCCATGGCTTGATAACACCCCGGCCACACTGTTTACTCAGTATATCTCTGCCGGGCCGTCTACCGTGCTCTCCCTGACCAACACACTGGCGCGTAGTCGGGGAAATGTGGCTGAGCTGAATAACAATATTGTGACACTGGCTTCACGTGCCGGATTTGAAACTTGGTGGATATCGAATCAGGGCAGGAAAGGCCATTTTGACTCACCCGTGGCATTAATAGGAGAAAGTGCAGATCATCCTTATTTTACTAAATCAGCCAGCTCTGATGACCGGGAGTACTCCCCGGATGATCAGTTGTTGCCGCAACTCGATGCCGCACTGAAACAGGGCGATGGGAAAAAATTTATCGTATTGCACCTGATGGGGTCACATCCGCAGGCCTGTGTGAGAACACGTGACCAGTATGATATCGATGCGGGCGCGAAAGAAATATCGTGCTACATCAAATCCATCACCATGACTGACAAGCTGCTGGGACAAATCCACGACATGGCTGAACGTGACGGCGGTGACTGGCCCATGATGTATTTTTCAGACCACGGGCTGTCATACATCAACAAAGACACGGTGGGGGCTTACTTAACGCACGGTGATAAAACACGCGAAAACTATGAAGTGCCGTTTTTCATCGTCGACAAACATCAAAAGGACAGAGTTATCATCCCGGTACGACGCAGCGGTTTACGTTTTCTGGAAACATTTTCACAATGGATGAAAATTCGCGATCCAGAAATAGTCCAAAGCTGTGATATGTTTTCTGCCGAAAACTGCAGCCAGGTGGACCAGGTTTTGAACTTCCAGGGACAACTGATGAACTACGATGAATTGCCTTTGGTAAAATAA
- a CDS encoding AAA domain-containing protein, with protein sequence MDRNTQGFASYWRNSLADAESGKGAFERRDTDAFIKWMDVITGRLNEEIVRAFFEGEGDTVKTVEVLLRPQAWFRLIQHGKERMAGAPGIATPLVTSALLNREGFLFPTGATTIPRDLLEPLPKGTFSIGEMAQYDKYKTTHNSITFGEDDEQQRLEENDEQRAERYAKHQLQWQKYLIDSNNLLKNVAEKWISTHEQYEPAGHGYVIKANQPGGASIHILPLYDHLLTCKKKVPLLTRFASTEMPSVEPLLTANAMFCERLGHSGDDFPLAMAQRDALSHYLTQQSGDILAVNGPPGTGKTTLVLSIIATEWARAALNKTEPPVVIATSTNNQAVTNIIEAFGKDFSNGTGAMSGRWLPELKSYGAYFPSSGRKADAAKKYQTDDFFNRVESLEYVEEAKVLYLQKARAAFPSSDCSSPERVVDLLHECLTKQSAHLNDIETAWECLNLIRQERNAISEDLDQYIQNKSTSLLDSTNEIAFLNQGKKQWQQYRSGESIVYAIFSWIPAVRTKRHYQINLFLDEAFGTRIAAFQGTVPEGIDAYIDELIALAQTEQNRYQQQIDLAQDVSRRENEATRYWHELTQSLGHTSEEELSLAGADELADMKMRFPAFLLATHYWEGRWLMDMATIDNLQKEKSRSGAKSVKARWQRRMKITPCVVMTCYMLPNHMKTCEFVGGAKKFDNNYLYNFADLLIVDEAGQVLPEVAAASFALAKKALVIGDTEQIAPIWNSLPCIDIGNMVEENILPGGTQEELMDAYALVCDSGKSAASGSVMKIAQFNSRYHYDLDLARGMYLYEHRRCFDNIIGYCNTLCYHGKLQPKRGTENGTHFPAMGYLHIDGKGMQANSGSRFNVFEAETIAAWLSAHKKEIERHYDKPLHKVVGVVTPFSAQVNAIKAALRMLDINCSGDEDSLTVGTVHSLQGAERAIVLFSSVYSKHEDGGFIDRENSMLNVAVSRAKDSFLVFGDMDLFEIQPGSSPRGLLAKYLFASTSNALQFEFQGRKDLSAAQTQISTLHGVEQHDAFLNQAFGTIGKNITIVSPWLTWQKLEQTGFLASMIQASSRGIDITVVTDRNFNTEHTNYEKRKEKQQRLNDAVDKLTEMGITTKLVNRVHSKIVIGDEGLLCVGSFNWFSAAREGEYQRYDTSMVYRGESLKGEINTIYTSLEQRKL encoded by the coding sequence ATGGACAGGAACACTCAGGGTTTTGCGTCATATTGGCGCAATTCCTTAGCAGATGCCGAGTCTGGCAAAGGAGCATTTGAGCGTAGAGATACGGATGCATTCATCAAGTGGATGGATGTCATAACGGGACGATTGAATGAGGAAATTGTTCGCGCGTTCTTTGAGGGGGAAGGCGATACGGTTAAAACCGTCGAGGTATTGTTACGCCCACAAGCGTGGTTCCGCCTTATACAGCATGGCAAAGAGCGAATGGCTGGCGCGCCAGGTATCGCCACGCCGTTGGTGACTTCTGCTCTCCTGAATCGCGAAGGATTTTTATTCCCCACAGGGGCAACCACCATTCCTCGTGATCTTCTTGAGCCACTCCCCAAAGGCACCTTCTCAATTGGCGAGATGGCGCAATATGACAAATACAAAACTACGCATAATTCGATCACCTTCGGTGAGGATGATGAACAGCAACGCCTTGAGGAAAATGACGAACAGCGAGCTGAACGTTATGCAAAGCATCAGCTGCAGTGGCAAAAGTATCTTATAGATTCCAACAATCTTCTGAAAAACGTGGCTGAAAAATGGATTTCTACTCACGAGCAATACGAACCGGCTGGGCATGGTTATGTTATCAAGGCGAACCAGCCAGGCGGGGCCAGTATTCATATCCTTCCTCTGTACGACCATCTGCTGACGTGCAAAAAAAAGGTTCCATTACTAACGCGCTTTGCTTCGACTGAAATGCCATCTGTAGAACCTCTCCTCACCGCCAATGCAATGTTCTGCGAGCGTCTGGGGCATTCCGGGGATGATTTCCCTTTGGCAATGGCGCAGCGAGATGCCCTAAGCCATTATCTCACCCAGCAATCTGGCGATATCCTCGCGGTGAATGGCCCACCGGGAACCGGAAAAACAACTCTAGTTCTCTCTATCATTGCCACTGAATGGGCAAGAGCGGCCCTCAATAAAACCGAGCCGCCGGTGGTGATTGCCACTTCAACCAATAATCAGGCTGTGACCAACATTATCGAAGCCTTCGGTAAGGATTTTTCCAATGGCACCGGAGCTATGTCCGGGCGCTGGCTGCCTGAGCTAAAAAGCTATGGAGCTTACTTCCCGTCTTCTGGACGTAAGGCTGACGCAGCGAAAAAATACCAAACGGATGATTTTTTTAACCGCGTTGAATCTCTTGAATACGTTGAAGAGGCAAAGGTCTTATATCTGCAGAAGGCAAGGGCGGCGTTCCCATCGTCGGATTGCAGCTCTCCCGAACGCGTCGTGGATCTTTTACATGAGTGTTTAACCAAGCAGTCCGCGCATCTAAATGACATCGAGACCGCATGGGAATGCCTGAATCTTATTCGCCAGGAGCGTAATGCTATTAGCGAAGATCTCGACCAATATATTCAGAACAAAAGTACGTCATTGCTCGATAGCACGAATGAAATCGCATTTTTGAACCAAGGCAAAAAACAATGGCAGCAATATCGTTCGGGTGAGTCGATTGTGTATGCGATCTTCTCCTGGATTCCCGCAGTCCGTACTAAGCGCCACTACCAGATTAACCTCTTCCTGGACGAGGCATTTGGCACAAGAATAGCCGCGTTCCAGGGTACCGTACCTGAAGGTATCGACGCGTATATCGACGAACTTATTGCCCTAGCGCAAACAGAACAGAACAGATATCAGCAGCAAATCGATCTTGCTCAAGACGTTTCCCGACGCGAAAATGAGGCTACCCGATATTGGCATGAACTGACCCAGTCACTAGGGCATACGAGTGAAGAAGAGCTGAGTCTGGCTGGAGCTGATGAGCTTGCCGATATGAAGATGCGATTCCCGGCATTCCTGTTGGCGACCCACTACTGGGAAGGTCGTTGGCTGATGGATATGGCGACGATTGATAATCTTCAAAAAGAAAAAAGTCGTAGCGGGGCGAAAAGCGTGAAAGCTCGCTGGCAGCGTAGAATGAAGATTACTCCTTGTGTCGTGATGACCTGCTACATGCTGCCTAACCATATGAAGACCTGTGAGTTTGTCGGTGGGGCTAAGAAATTTGATAATAACTATTTATATAATTTTGCTGACCTACTGATCGTCGATGAAGCGGGACAGGTGCTTCCGGAAGTAGCTGCTGCCTCCTTCGCTCTGGCTAAGAAAGCGCTCGTGATTGGCGATACGGAGCAGATTGCGCCCATCTGGAACAGTTTACCCTGCATTGATATTGGCAATATGGTGGAGGAGAACATTCTCCCTGGCGGTACCCAGGAAGAGCTCATGGATGCCTATGCACTGGTGTGTGATTCAGGGAAAAGTGCAGCATCGGGCAGCGTAATGAAGATTGCCCAGTTTAATTCTCGCTATCACTACGATCTGGATTTAGCCCGTGGGATGTATCTGTACGAACACCGTCGCTGCTTCGATAACATTATTGGCTACTGCAATACTCTGTGCTATCACGGCAAGTTACAACCAAAGCGGGGAACCGAAAATGGGACCCATTTTCCTGCGATGGGCTATTTACATATTGATGGCAAGGGCATGCAGGCAAACAGTGGGAGCCGCTTTAACGTATTTGAGGCAGAGACAATAGCGGCCTGGCTCAGTGCTCACAAAAAAGAAATCGAGCGTCATTACGACAAGCCGCTACATAAAGTTGTTGGGGTGGTGACGCCATTTTCAGCGCAGGTCAACGCCATCAAAGCAGCGTTACGCATGCTCGACATTAACTGTAGCGGTGATGAGGATTCGCTAACAGTTGGTACAGTGCACTCGTTGCAGGGGGCAGAAAGAGCGATCGTGCTCTTCTCCTCAGTCTATTCTAAACATGAGGATGGTGGTTTCATCGACCGCGAGAACAGCATGTTGAACGTCGCTGTTTCCCGCGCAAAAGATAGCTTCTTGGTCTTTGGTGATATGGACCTGTTTGAGATCCAGCCTGGCTCTTCTCCACGTGGACTGCTGGCAAAATACCTGTTTGCTTCCACCAGCAATGCATTGCAATTTGAGTTTCAGGGGCGCAAAGACTTAAGCGCAGCACAAACGCAGATCTCAACCCTACACGGCGTGGAGCAGCATGATGCGTTTCTGAACCAAGCCTTTGGCACCATCGGTAAGAACATTACTATTGTCTCCCCTTGGTTGACCTGGCAAAAGCTGGAACAAACAGGCTTTCTGGCGTCGATGATTCAGGCGAGCTCGCGCGGCATTGATATTACTGTAGTAACGGACAGAAATTTTAATACCGAACACACTAATTATGAAAAGCGCAAAGAAAAGCAGCAACGTCTCAACGATGCAGTGGATAAGTTAACCGAGATGGGCATCACTACGAAGCTGGTTAATCGAGTTCACAGTAAAATTGTGATTGGGGATGAAGGGCTACTGTGCGTGGGATCGTTTAACTGGTTCAGCGCTGCGAGAGAAGGTGAGTATCAACGGTACGATACGTCGATGGTGTACCGTGGCGAAAGTTTAAAAGGCGAAATCAACACGATTTATACCAGCTTGGAACAGCGTAAGCTGTAA
- a CDS encoding GmrSD restriction endonuclease domain-containing protein encodes MSTFDSTKLPLKDLLKEIVEGKIQLPDFQRGWVWDDEHVRSLLVSLGRSFPVGAVMLLETGGEVRFQVRPVENVPSSDLPSPEKLILDGQQRLTTLTQVLKLDGPVKTTTDKGKPIDRYYYIHIPTALAGADRLDDAIIATDGNRQIRSDFGRKVDLDLSTRELECQQLYFPCSEILEAMTWLQDLYTHNSGAVPHFFEFKTQILDAYNDYQIPLIVLKKNTTKEAVCLVFEKVNTGGVPLSVFELVTASYAADGYNLRDDWYGSDDRAVSSRKQRISEEQILNGIESTDFLQAITMLHTLEKRKADIAAGKTGKQVSPVSAKRASVLELPLDAYKKWADDVENGFTCTAKFLRQECFSSQRELPYRTQIAPLAAVMTLICSEDEERWREPQIHQKLARWFWCGVLGELYGGAVETRIANDVEELLTWIESNGDLPRTINDANFQIDRLGSLASRLSAAYKGINVLVLREGAHDLFWKSLIRDLESDDVSLDIHHIFPKDWCEKKGIPRRQYDSIVNKTPISYKANRMIGGSAPSAYLASLQSHTQVQLDDDAMNDLLRSHHIPVEPLRADDFDAFYEQRQKELLGLIEGAMGKDLSSE; translated from the coding sequence ATGTCGACTTTTGATAGCACTAAGCTTCCCCTTAAAGACCTTCTCAAAGAAATCGTTGAGGGGAAAATTCAGTTACCAGATTTTCAACGAGGTTGGGTATGGGACGATGAGCATGTTCGTAGCTTACTTGTCAGCCTTGGTCGCTCATTCCCTGTGGGCGCAGTGATGCTTCTGGAAACTGGTGGAGAAGTACGATTTCAGGTCAGACCGGTTGAAAATGTTCCCTCTTCAGATTTACCATCCCCAGAAAAACTGATCCTTGATGGACAGCAACGGCTAACAACATTAACTCAAGTGCTAAAACTCGATGGGCCAGTGAAGACAACGACCGATAAGGGAAAACCAATCGATCGCTATTACTATATTCATATTCCCACAGCTCTTGCTGGGGCAGATAGGCTGGATGACGCGATTATTGCAACTGATGGTAATCGTCAAATACGAAGTGATTTTGGTCGGAAAGTTGATCTTGACCTTTCTACCCGAGAACTCGAATGCCAGCAGCTTTATTTCCCATGCTCTGAGATCCTTGAGGCGATGACTTGGTTACAAGATCTTTACACCCACAATTCTGGGGCTGTTCCACATTTCTTTGAATTCAAAACACAGATACTGGATGCTTATAACGATTATCAAATTCCCTTAATTGTGTTGAAAAAAAACACTACCAAAGAGGCTGTGTGCCTTGTATTTGAAAAGGTTAATACCGGAGGCGTACCACTGTCTGTATTTGAGCTTGTTACCGCAAGCTATGCAGCTGACGGCTACAATCTTCGTGATGACTGGTATGGAAGTGATGACAGAGCTGTTTCCTCACGTAAACAGCGCATTTCCGAAGAACAGATCTTAAACGGTATTGAAAGCACAGATTTTCTACAAGCCATCACCATGCTGCATACGCTGGAAAAACGCAAAGCGGATATAGCTGCAGGAAAAACGGGTAAACAAGTATCCCCAGTCAGTGCAAAACGAGCCTCTGTTCTTGAGCTTCCCTTAGACGCTTACAAAAAGTGGGCGGACGATGTAGAAAATGGGTTCACGTGCACAGCTAAGTTTCTTCGCCAGGAATGTTTTAGCTCTCAGCGTGAGTTACCTTACCGAACCCAGATTGCCCCCCTCGCAGCTGTGATGACCCTAATTTGCAGCGAGGACGAAGAACGGTGGAGAGAACCACAAATTCATCAGAAGCTTGCCAGATGGTTCTGGTGTGGTGTATTGGGTGAACTTTACGGTGGTGCAGTAGAAACGCGTATTGCTAATGATGTTGAAGAACTACTTACGTGGATTGAAAGTAATGGGGACCTTCCTCGAACAATTAATGATGCCAATTTCCAGATCGACCGTCTGGGATCACTCGCATCAAGACTGAGCGCCGCTTATAAAGGTATTAACGTGCTCGTATTACGCGAGGGTGCGCACGACCTCTTCTGGAAATCTCTGATTCGTGACCTGGAAAGCGACGACGTTTCATTGGATATCCACCATATCTTCCCGAAAGACTGGTGTGAAAAGAAAGGAATACCAAGACGCCAGTACGATTCAATCGTCAATAAAACACCGATTTCGTACAAGGCAAACAGGATGATAGGCGGATCAGCTCCATCGGCATATCTGGCATCACTACAATCTCACACCCAAGTACAACTAGATGATGACGCAATGAATGATCTCTTGAGAAGTCATCACATCCCAGTTGAACCCCTACGAGCTGACGATTTTGATGCATTCTATGAGCAGCGACAAAAAGAGTTACTTGGACTGATAGAGGGAGCAATGGGTAAAGATTTGAGCTCAGAGTAA
- a CDS encoding retron St85 family RNA-directed DNA polymerase, producing the protein MKKLTIFFASSPFIEAWLHIVKPSDEENFTSEQKIAHIKQSIALIMRSGPKMYKVYSIPKRNGGKRVIAHPAAMLKAFQRDLCLHLANLLPVHSAATAYQPASSVKINALAHASNHYLVKMDLANFFNSIDVDIFAAELRRHKIALTLKELSFIRQCTFWSPSKTSTGRLILSVGAPTSPLISNFVMHAFDDIIQKICEPLAVTYTRYADDLFFSTNVRDISFKIPDLVAYVLAKTYENHFSINQAKTRFSSRAHNRHVTGVTITNEGALSVGRQRKRIISSLIHKYTLQKINLAETKILQGLLSWAFCIEPTFVISMRKKYSDNVIQSIISGNWNNDRA; encoded by the coding sequence ATGAAAAAATTAACAATTTTTTTTGCTTCGTCGCCCTTCATTGAGGCTTGGTTACACATCGTAAAGCCAAGCGATGAGGAAAATTTCACCTCGGAACAAAAAATTGCGCACATCAAACAAAGTATTGCGCTTATTATGCGTTCTGGGCCAAAAATGTATAAGGTTTACAGCATCCCGAAACGGAATGGCGGTAAACGAGTTATAGCTCATCCGGCAGCAATGCTTAAAGCCTTTCAGCGAGATCTGTGCCTACACCTTGCTAACTTATTGCCAGTACATAGTGCGGCGACTGCCTATCAGCCAGCTTCCAGCGTTAAAATTAATGCCTTGGCCCACGCTAGTAATCATTATTTGGTGAAAATGGATTTGGCTAATTTTTTCAACAGTATTGATGTAGATATTTTTGCGGCGGAATTGAGGCGTCACAAAATTGCATTGACATTGAAAGAGTTATCATTTATTCGCCAGTGTACGTTCTGGAGTCCAAGTAAAACCAGCACTGGCCGTCTCATTCTCAGCGTGGGCGCGCCTACTTCGCCGTTAATTTCTAATTTTGTTATGCATGCATTTGACGATATCATACAGAAAATATGTGAACCGCTGGCAGTTACTTATACACGCTACGCTGACGATCTTTTTTTCTCTACGAATGTACGAGATATCTCGTTCAAAATACCTGATCTAGTGGCTTATGTGCTGGCAAAAACCTATGAAAATCACTTTTCAATCAACCAGGCTAAAACCAGGTTTTCATCTAGGGCGCATAATCGGCATGTCACTGGTGTCACGATCACCAATGAGGGTGCATTATCTGTTGGCCGACAGCGTAAGCGAATAATATCTTCATTAATCCATAAGTACACCCTACAAAAAATCAACCTTGCTGAAACGAAGATATTACAAGGGTTACTTTCTTGGGCATTTTGTATCGAGCCGACTTTTGTTATCAGTATGCGAAAAAAGTATTCTGACAACGTCATCCAATCTATTATATCGGGGAATTGGAACAATGACAGAGCATAA
- the ptuA gene encoding retron Ec78 anti-phage system effector ATPase PtuA, whose amino-acid sequence MTEHKKAKITRTAAEKLAGAEKGHLGDQYEVAEWYSSGRYSVEQDDNKKKQLLDNIVNQLGNKRPYFTHLDAVNFRGVCKLRNRIKFDPWLNVFVGINGSGKTTLLDGMVKMASWIVNGIRTGGTGKHIDNSDINNRPTSRTCEINSTLYLDDNTEFAIKLNKNKNSTEGTRSELASFRNLASMYQYVNSVATETACLPLFSYYSVSRSQEIKNEQQDSNELTTFNKLDAYNKCFDEYRSFKDFLDWLIIHDASSGSTQSNSAIRLNELKAVYENTLKIYNLLPEPLKHESDVGKSLKEELDTQAKEIKRLNSNLPFSDAEVVRVVKHAISCFLDIDNIRLDISTESVRLMLDKNGISIAAAALSQGEKALFSLVSDISRRLVLLNPNKGLDALKGNGVVFIDEIELHLHPKWQQQIIFKLRDVFPSLQFILTTHSPQVVTTVPHECIKILKGDIQGVLSITQPEFSLGAEAKQVLEEIFAVNSRPDEATQVKDLERYKQLVQEDKWDNEEAINLLSKVEMWGRNWDPIVRQLQMDVRLRKYRRDNDK is encoded by the coding sequence ATGACAGAGCATAAAAAAGCCAAGATTACACGCACTGCGGCAGAAAAATTGGCTGGTGCTGAAAAAGGTCATTTAGGTGATCAATATGAAGTCGCAGAATGGTACAGCAGTGGACGTTATTCAGTTGAACAGGATGATAACAAAAAAAAACAACTGCTTGATAATATCGTTAATCAACTAGGTAATAAAAGACCGTACTTTACCCACCTTGATGCTGTTAATTTTAGAGGTGTCTGTAAACTACGCAATCGAATAAAATTCGATCCTTGGTTGAATGTATTCGTGGGTATTAACGGTAGTGGCAAAACGACGCTGCTAGATGGCATGGTGAAAATGGCATCGTGGATCGTTAATGGTATTCGCACAGGTGGTACCGGTAAGCATATTGACAACAGTGATATCAATAATCGTCCTACGTCACGCACCTGTGAGATAAATTCAACACTATACCTCGATGACAATACCGAATTTGCAATCAAACTCAATAAAAACAAGAATAGTACCGAAGGCACACGCAGTGAACTTGCCTCATTCAGAAATCTCGCGTCCATGTACCAATATGTAAATAGCGTAGCAACAGAAACTGCCTGTTTACCCTTATTTTCTTATTATTCCGTTTCGCGTTCTCAAGAAATCAAAAATGAGCAGCAGGATAGCAATGAGTTAACAACCTTCAATAAACTAGATGCCTATAATAAATGCTTCGATGAATACCGTAGCTTTAAAGACTTCCTCGACTGGTTAATTATTCATGATGCTAGTTCTGGATCAACTCAAAGTAACAGCGCAATTCGGCTTAATGAACTCAAAGCCGTTTATGAAAATACCCTAAAAATATATAACCTGCTGCCTGAACCTCTAAAACATGAATCTGACGTAGGTAAGAGTCTAAAAGAGGAACTGGATACACAGGCCAAAGAAATAAAACGTCTCAATTCCAATCTGCCTTTTTCCGATGCAGAGGTGGTTCGCGTGGTTAAACATGCCATTAGCTGTTTCCTTGATATTGATAATATTAGATTGGATATCAGTACAGAATCAGTGCGATTAATGCTTGATAAAAATGGTATTTCTATAGCCGCCGCCGCTTTATCCCAGGGAGAAAAAGCTCTTTTCTCACTAGTAAGTGACATCAGCCGAAGGCTTGTACTGCTTAATCCGAATAAAGGACTCGACGCATTAAAAGGAAATGGTGTCGTATTTATTGATGAAATAGAGTTACACCTCCACCCAAAATGGCAACAACAGATTATTTTTAAACTACGGGACGTATTCCCAAGTTTACAATTTATTTTAACGACACACAGCCCGCAAGTGGTCACCACAGTACCGCATGAATGTATTAAAATTCTCAAAGGTGATATCCAAGGTGTTTTAAGTATTACACAACCTGAATTCTCGCTCGGGGCTGAAGCTAAACAGGTACTGGAAGAAATTTTTGCCGTCAACTCAAGGCCGGATGAAGCAACTCAAGTGAAGGATCTCGAACGCTATAAACAATTAGTCCAAGAAGATAAATGGGATAATGAAGAGGCAATTAATCTGTTGAGCAAAGTTGAAATGTGGGGGCGGAATTGGGATCCTATTGTCAGACAATTGCAAATGGACGTTCGTCTGCGTAAATACCGACGGGACAATGATAAATGA
- the ptuB gene encoding retron Ec78 anti-phage system effector HNH endonuclease PtuB, with protein sequence MKKILKGNEPHGLLEYKDTYPDDGWKKGFTRNAGVEANHEVKRALISDQGGICAYCEIDLKDAGGHALNDFRVEHFYPENPKPEDRRNDDINYALFWPNLLGCCTGGNTKYVVDAHRRYTNPDFCCDVGKSNHNWTTLILNPITDIPESPALFSFDFTNGNIMVSEFCPADLESKAEQSIALLKLNTSKLREFRVEVISILTEQLFTEADTGIDDEEIHRRMETLARAYLIRDNNNILQPFFSTVRAFLGAAAETVLMQLEYKG encoded by the coding sequence ATGAAAAAAATTCTCAAAGGTAATGAACCACATGGGTTGCTAGAATATAAAGACACATATCCTGATGATGGCTGGAAAAAAGGTTTTACACGCAATGCTGGTGTCGAAGCTAATCATGAGGTCAAGCGTGCGCTGATTAGTGATCAGGGTGGCATCTGCGCCTATTGCGAAATTGATTTGAAGGATGCTGGTGGCCATGCGCTTAATGACTTTCGGGTCGAGCATTTTTATCCGGAGAATCCGAAACCAGAAGACCGGCGTAATGATGATATTAATTATGCGCTATTCTGGCCAAATCTTTTGGGGTGCTGCACCGGAGGTAATACCAAATATGTAGTTGATGCTCACCGGCGTTACACCAATCCAGACTTTTGTTGTGATGTGGGGAAATCTAATCATAACTGGACTACGCTTATTTTAAATCCAATTACAGATATACCGGAATCCCCTGCATTATTTTCATTTGATTTCACAAATGGCAACATTATGGTTTCCGAGTTTTGTCCTGCTGATCTAGAGTCGAAAGCCGAACAATCGATTGCTTTATTAAAATTAAACACATCAAAACTACGAGAATTCAGAGTTGAAGTAATATCGATATTAACTGAACAGCTGTTCACTGAAGCCGATACCGGTATAGATGATGAAGAAATTCATCGGCGGATGGAAACACTGGCCCGTGCTTATCTTATCCGCGATAACAACAACATACTACAACCCTTTTTTTCTACTGTGCGCGCATTCCTGGGCGCGGCAGCAGAGACAGTGCTGATGCAATTGGAATATAAAGGCTAG